From a single Oceanobacillus kimchii X50 genomic region:
- a CDS encoding dihydrofolate reductase family protein — protein sequence MRKVVLKMDVSLDGFVAKPNGDLDWIFGSFNDELKACLVDTLWQADTHIMGRVAYNDMADHWSFSTEVFAPPMNEIPKVIFSKTLKEANWNRSRVVSGDIKEEVSRLKQQPGNYILAHGGARFAQSLSRFDLIDEYRLIIHPVVLGKGQPLFKNLADMINLKLLNTRVFHTGAVLHTYQPVRKGGSPQEN from the coding sequence ATGAGAAAAGTCGTTTTAAAAATGGATGTTTCTCTTGATGGATTTGTTGCTAAACCGAATGGAGATTTGGACTGGATTTTTGGTAGCTTTAATGATGAGTTGAAAGCGTGCCTTGTTGATACGCTATGGCAGGCTGACACGCATATTATGGGGAGAGTTGCCTATAACGATATGGCAGATCATTGGTCTTTTTCAACAGAAGTTTTTGCCCCCCCGATGAACGAAATACCAAAGGTCATTTTTTCTAAGACACTGAAGGAAGCAAATTGGAACCGCTCAAGAGTGGTAAGCGGTGATATTAAGGAGGAAGTTTCTCGTCTAAAGCAACAGCCTGGAAATTATATCTTGGCACACGGGGGAGCAAGATTTGCTCAGTCTCTTTCAAGGTTTGATCTGATCGATGAATACAGACTAATTATTCATCCTGTGGTATTGGGAAAGGGGCAACCCTTGTTCAAAAATTTGGCTGATATGATCAACTTGAAGCTATTAAATACAAGAGTATTTCATACAGGAGCTGTACTTCATACATATCAACCAGTACGAAAAGGGGGGAGTCCGCAGGAAAATTAA
- a CDS encoding hemolysin family protein: MIIAIILLLFVSAFFSGSETALTATNKMKLQSKANNGDTKAEKMLKLVSKPSEFITAILIGNNIANIVLPTLVTMIAVQYGFNVGLASAILTVTIIICSEVIPKSIAASFPNQIANLVYPIIRLVVTVLKPITFLLNGLTGFITNLLSKGQVQTESVSKEELRAIVDIADSEGTFLKEESSRIRGALDFYNLNVKDVLKTPRVEIVALENTATYDEVKELVLANPFTRYPVYDEDIDDIIGVFHSKYLIAWTDDKGQPFSNFSDTDPLYIYEFNNIEWVFRKMTQEKKHMAIVLDEYGGTEGIVTHEDIIEAMIGLEIEDEMDAEEDALIEKLTDTQIICDGKITLHQLNHAFDTDIPEEEDVLAAYLLTHFTEFPKEGDVLEKENLTFHILEVDSRYISRVQIIK; encoded by the coding sequence GTGATCATTGCGATCATACTTTTATTATTTGTCTCAGCTTTCTTCTCGGGAAGTGAAACCGCATTAACGGCGACAAATAAAATGAAATTACAGTCAAAAGCGAATAATGGAGATACAAAAGCAGAAAAAATGCTGAAGTTAGTATCGAAGCCGAGTGAGTTTATTACGGCTATTTTAATAGGGAATAATATTGCTAATATCGTGTTACCGACATTGGTAACGATGATAGCAGTGCAGTATGGTTTTAATGTAGGATTAGCCTCTGCTATTTTAACGGTCACCATTATTATATGTTCTGAAGTTATTCCAAAGTCGATTGCTGCAAGTTTTCCCAATCAAATTGCTAACCTTGTATATCCTATCATTCGATTAGTAGTTACAGTATTAAAACCAATCACATTTTTATTAAATGGGCTGACAGGTTTCATCACGAACCTACTCTCTAAAGGACAGGTACAAACAGAGTCTGTTTCAAAAGAAGAACTCCGAGCGATTGTAGATATCGCTGACTCTGAAGGAACATTCCTTAAAGAGGAGAGCTCTCGTATTCGTGGTGCGCTGGATTTTTACAACTTAAATGTAAAAGATGTATTAAAAACGCCACGGGTAGAAATTGTAGCATTAGAGAATACGGCTACATACGATGAGGTAAAAGAACTTGTACTCGCGAATCCATTTACAAGATATCCTGTCTATGATGAGGATATTGATGATATTATTGGCGTGTTCCATTCCAAATATTTAATTGCGTGGACCGATGATAAGGGACAACCTTTTTCGAATTTTAGTGATACAGATCCGCTTTATATATATGAATTTAATAATATTGAATGGGTATTCCGTAAAATGACACAAGAAAAGAAACATATGGCCATTGTGTTAGATGAATATGGTGGTACGGAAGGTATTGTTACGCATGAAGATATTATTGAAGCGATGATTGGTTTAGAAATTGAAGATGAAATGGATGCTGAAGAAGATGCATTAATTGAGAAATTAACCGATACGCAAATTATATGTGATGGAAAAATCACACTGCATCAATTGAATCATGCGTTTGATACAGATATTCCTGAAGAAGAAGATGTACTAGCGGCTTATTTATTAACACACTTTACAGAGTTTCCAAAAGAAGGCGATGTGTTAGAGAAAGAAAACTTAACCTTCCACATCTTGGAAGTTGATTCTAGATATATCAGTCGCGTACAGATTATAAAATAA
- a CDS encoding TraB/GumN family protein, whose translation MSEETITRIHRGNKEYILIGTAHVSKNSAEQVKKVIDQEQPDAVCIELDAQRYKSVMEGNKWKDTDIFQVIKDKKAVMLLMNLAISSFQKRMAKQFGIRPGEEMIQGIESAKEHNAELVLADRDIQITFARIWGNINLKGKAMLMMQVVGSIFSKEEISEQEMEKMKQQDTINAMLKEFTEYFPDLKKPLIDERDQYLSQKIKEAPGEKVVAVLGAAHVPGITKEIEKEHDIKKLMERPKKSKVPKIIGWSIPIAIIAIIAYTFMMNPQAGWQQTLSWTLWNGSLSAIGAAAAFAHPLAILTAFVAAPITSLNPLLAAGWFAGFVQAYIKRPNVGDFDQLADDVHSVKGFWQNKVTRILLVVVLANLGSSLGTFIGGVDVVRVFINNLFG comes from the coding sequence ATGTCGGAAGAAACCATTACACGGATACATAGAGGAAACAAAGAATATATTTTAATTGGAACAGCACATGTTTCAAAAAACAGTGCAGAACAGGTCAAAAAAGTCATTGATCAAGAGCAACCGGATGCGGTGTGTATTGAGCTTGATGCACAACGATACAAATCAGTGATGGAAGGGAATAAGTGGAAGGACACAGATATTTTTCAAGTCATTAAAGATAAAAAAGCAGTTATGCTATTGATGAACTTGGCTATCTCTTCCTTTCAAAAAAGAATGGCAAAACAATTTGGCATTCGTCCTGGGGAGGAAATGATTCAAGGAATTGAATCAGCAAAAGAACATAATGCAGAATTAGTTTTAGCCGATCGTGATATTCAGATTACATTTGCACGTATCTGGGGAAATATTAATCTTAAAGGAAAAGCAATGTTAATGATGCAAGTCGTGGGTAGTATTTTTAGTAAAGAAGAGATTAGTGAACAAGAAATGGAAAAAATGAAGCAACAAGATACGATAAATGCAATGCTCAAAGAATTTACTGAATACTTCCCGGATTTGAAGAAGCCATTAATTGATGAGCGTGACCAATACCTTTCGCAAAAAATAAAAGAAGCTCCTGGAGAAAAAGTAGTAGCTGTACTTGGAGCAGCACATGTTCCGGGAATTACAAAGGAAATTGAAAAGGAACATGACATAAAAAAATTAATGGAGCGACCAAAGAAATCGAAGGTTCCAAAAATCATTGGATGGTCCATTCCGATTGCGATTATTGCAATTATCGCTTATACCTTTATGATGAATCCGCAAGCTGGTTGGCAACAAACGCTTAGCTGGACATTATGGAACGGGTCTCTATCTGCTATTGGTGCTGCAGCAGCATTCGCCCATCCGTTAGCAATATTAACTGCATTTGTTGCTGCCCCAATTACATCTCTGAATCCATTGCTTGCTGCCGGTTGGTTTGCAGGGTTTGTTCAGGCCTATATTAAGCGCCCAAATGTTGGGGATTTCGATCAATTAGCGGATGATGTCCACTCGGTAAAAGGTTTTTGGCAAAATAAGGTAACACGAATTCTACTTGTCGTTGTCCTAGCCAATTTAGGTAGCTCGCTCGGTACGTTTATAGGTGGAGTAGATGTTGTTCGAGTATTTATTAATAACTTATTTGGTTGA
- a CDS encoding GNAT family N-acetyltransferase, translating into MFSYVIDNQVKLRQLKLKDAKNMFNVVDQSRGYLREWLPWVDTTRKAEDCLTFIDQTIRNAENQRALTLGIFVEKKFAGLVGFNYFDWHNKIAPIGYWLAPQFQGNGIMTTSVRSLIDIGFHEIGLNRIEIRAAVQNQKSRSIPERLDFKEEGLIRQGEWLYDHYVDLIIYGKLASEWYRFR; encoded by the coding sequence ATGTTCAGCTATGTAATCGATAATCAAGTAAAGCTTCGTCAACTAAAACTAAAGGACGCAAAAAATATGTTCAACGTTGTGGATCAATCACGTGGTTATTTGCGAGAATGGCTTCCATGGGTGGATACCACCAGGAAAGCAGAGGACTGCCTTACATTTATTGATCAAACGATTCGAAATGCAGAGAACCAACGGGCATTAACACTAGGTATTTTTGTTGAAAAAAAGTTTGCAGGATTAGTGGGATTTAATTATTTTGACTGGCATAATAAAATCGCTCCAATTGGTTATTGGTTAGCACCTCAATTTCAAGGAAACGGTATTATGACAACATCAGTTCGTTCATTGATTGATATCGGTTTTCACGAAATTGGTTTAAACCGTATCGAAATTCGAGCAGCTGTACAAAACCAAAAAAGCCGCTCTATACCAGAACGACTTGACTTCAAAGAAGAAGGACTCATTCGCCAAGGAGAATGGCTATATGATCATTATGTCGATCTAATCATATACGGAAAGTTAGCAAGCGAATGGTATCGGTTCAGATAG
- a CDS encoding YqzG/YhdC family protein, with protein sequence MMDKKQSFLSFLMVMVLTFMLPMNALGAPGNDAPQEPAYAKWGRIAVQEVKAKYPEDKVVDYLHVGRKTDDQETIETFKLWLEGKTKEFGVVIDIHFDTDTEKITNIQFKETSR encoded by the coding sequence ATGATGGATAAAAAGCAGTCATTTTTAAGTTTTTTGATGGTAATGGTCTTAACTTTTATGCTTCCGATGAATGCGCTTGGTGCACCGGGAAATGACGCTCCGCAAGAACCTGCTTATGCGAAATGGGGCCGAATTGCCGTACAAGAAGTAAAAGCCAAATATCCTGAAGATAAAGTAGTGGATTACTTACATGTTGGCAGAAAAACAGATGATCAAGAGACCATAGAAACTTTCAAACTCTGGCTAGAAGGAAAGACGAAAGAGTTCGGTGTTGTTATCGATATTCATTTTGATACCGATACAGAAAAAATCACAAACATCCAATTTAAAGAGACGTCAAGATAA
- a CDS encoding ABC transporter ATP-binding protein, translating into MLKWFFSYYKPHKRLFIIDFSAAVFVALLELAFPVAVQWFIDRLLPGEDWNAVVTVAILLLLVYIISTYLQYVVAYLGHKLGINIETDMRRDLFYQVQRQSFRFFDNTKTGHIMSRITNDLFDLGELAHHGPEDFFISIMTFIGAFIIMFTINPLLAMIILILVPILIFLITYGNIRMNKAWKKMYGNIADVNARVEDAVSGVRVVQSFTNETFEKERFQKDNEKFRLAKVGAYKVMGIVHSNIYLLMRLMTLTVLVIGAWLTYQGQLTAGELVSFILFVNVLTTPINKITALLELYPKGMAGFKRFTDLMKVNPDVQDKEDAVEVDELKGNIQFQDVTFGYEESHRAVLNNMNFTVKPGETVAFVGPSGAGKTTISALIPRFYDVTEGSITIDGIDIRDMTKESLRRQIGVVQQDVFLFTGTLRENIAYGKLDATNEEIELAAKRAHMEDFINELPNGYETQVGERGLKLSGGQKQRIAIARMFLKNPPILILDEATSALDTETEMIIQTALNELAESRTTIVIAHRLATIKEADRIMVVTKKGIEEEGSHEDLLQKRGLFAHLHDVQMKK; encoded by the coding sequence ATGCTAAAATGGTTTTTTTCTTATTACAAGCCACATAAGCGCTTATTTATTATAGATTTTTCAGCTGCAGTATTTGTCGCATTGTTAGAGCTTGCCTTTCCAGTTGCTGTACAATGGTTTATTGATCGGCTATTGCCTGGAGAGGATTGGAATGCGGTTGTAACGGTAGCTATCCTGCTATTATTGGTTTATATCATAAGTACGTACTTACAATATGTTGTTGCTTATTTAGGGCATAAGCTTGGTATTAATATAGAAACGGATATGAGGAGAGATTTATTTTATCAAGTGCAGCGGCAATCATTCCGATTCTTTGATAATACAAAAACCGGACATATTATGAGTCGAATTACGAATGATTTATTTGATCTGGGCGAGCTTGCTCACCATGGACCAGAGGACTTCTTTATTTCGATTATGACGTTTATCGGCGCTTTCATCATTATGTTTACGATAAATCCATTATTGGCGATGATTATATTAATTTTAGTGCCAATATTAATCTTCTTGATTACATACGGGAATATTCGCATGAATAAAGCATGGAAGAAAATGTACGGTAATATTGCTGATGTGAATGCGAGGGTCGAAGATGCGGTATCAGGTGTACGCGTTGTACAATCGTTTACAAATGAAACTTTTGAAAAAGAACGGTTCCAAAAAGATAATGAAAAGTTCCGTCTAGCGAAAGTGGGCGCGTACAAGGTAATGGGAATTGTCCATTCTAATATCTACTTACTAATGCGTTTAATGACGTTAACCGTATTAGTAATAGGTGCGTGGTTAACGTACCAAGGGCAGCTGACTGCTGGGGAATTAGTTAGTTTTATTTTATTTGTCAATGTCTTAACAACACCAATCAACAAAATTACTGCTCTATTAGAATTATATCCAAAAGGAATGGCTGGATTTAAACGATTTACAGATCTAATGAAAGTAAATCCGGATGTACAAGATAAAGAAGATGCCGTGGAAGTTGATGAGTTAAAAGGTAATATACAATTTCAAGATGTAACGTTTGGTTATGAAGAATCCCATCGTGCTGTATTGAACAATATGAACTTCACCGTAAAACCAGGAGAAACAGTTGCTTTTGTTGGTCCGTCTGGTGCAGGGAAAACAACAATATCGGCACTGATTCCACGTTTTTATGATGTAACAGAGGGGTCCATTACCATTGATGGTATCGATATTCGAGATATGACCAAAGAATCGTTGCGTCGCCAAATCGGTGTTGTACAGCAAGACGTATTTCTATTCACTGGAACATTACGTGAAAATATCGCTTACGGTAAATTAGATGCGACTAATGAGGAAATCGAACTTGCTGCAAAACGTGCACATATGGAGGACTTTATTAATGAACTTCCGAATGGATATGAAACGCAAGTTGGAGAGCGGGGATTAAAATTATCAGGTGGTCAGAAACAGCGAATCGCCATAGCGCGTATGTTCTTGAAGAACCCGCCAATTTTAATTTTAGATGAGGCGACTTCAGCATTGGATACAGAGACAGAAATGATTATCCAAACAGCGTTGAATGAACTTGCCGAAAGTCGTACAACGATAGTAATTGCCCATCGTCTTGCAACAATTAAGGAAGCAGACCGTATAATGGTCGTTACCAAAAAGGGGATTGAAGAAGAAGGATCGCATGAAGACTTGCTACAAAAACGCGGATTATTTGCTCATTTACATGATGTACAAATGAAGAAATAA
- a CDS encoding DoxX family protein gives MLPNKFICYALGYVFIISGLIKLIDPSRRGMFHELALPFPETLFFVVAMVEFLAGMLLVGRMYLHLAIPPLIFIMIGALFFAKVPILWTEGLLSFLFASRLDIVLLVLLVMLWQHVGKWKKI, from the coding sequence ATGTTACCGAATAAGTTTATTTGTTATGCATTGGGGTATGTATTTATTATATCTGGCCTAATAAAACTAATTGATCCATCCAGAAGAGGGATGTTCCACGAATTAGCACTTCCTTTTCCGGAAACGCTTTTCTTTGTCGTCGCTATGGTTGAATTTCTAGCAGGCATGTTATTAGTCGGCCGGATGTACCTTCATCTAGCTATCCCACCACTTATATTCATCATGATTGGCGCACTTTTCTTTGCAAAAGTTCCGATCCTCTGGACAGAAGGATTATTATCTTTCTTATTTGCATCTCGTTTGGACATTGTTTTATTGGTTTTACTAGTAATGCTTTGGCAACATGTAGGCAAATGGAAAAAAATATAG
- a CDS encoding S1C family serine protease — MGYYDQSYKKKKRKSTWFIPLLTGIVLGGIVILVIVPDLFLNHEDGRDTDQATSTEENSPDVEPSPNVQPLQVDVSTQLTDVVSEVTPAVVGITNFQRGNDFWSQEEGVEAGTGSGVIYKLEGDTAYVVTNHHVIEGADTVEVVMHDETHIEAEIIGSDIFTDLAVLRMDGAGVDTVIEMGTSSTIKVGEPAIAIGNPLGLYLSSTVTQGVISGKERTIPMDFDMDGRADWQAEVIQTDAAINPGNSGGALININGQLIGINSMKINEDAVEGIGFAIPIDSALPVIEELEETGEVTRPYLGVEIYSLDELPQYEWRNSLNLPHEVTGGVYVWTVERLSPADKAGLQELDVIVEMDGEPIHNMIDLRKILYQEKEIGDEVDLTFYRDGRQMNTTITLGSQ, encoded by the coding sequence ATGGGATATTATGACCAATCTTACAAAAAAAAGAAACGAAAAAGCACCTGGTTTATTCCATTATTAACAGGTATTGTACTTGGTGGGATAGTGATATTAGTTATTGTCCCAGACCTCTTTTTAAATCACGAAGATGGTCGAGATACTGATCAAGCGACTTCTACGGAAGAAAATAGTCCAGATGTAGAGCCTTCACCGAATGTTCAACCTTTACAAGTAGATGTATCCACACAATTGACTGATGTAGTTAGTGAAGTAACTCCAGCAGTGGTAGGTATAACAAATTTTCAGCGTGGCAATGATTTTTGGTCTCAGGAAGAAGGCGTTGAAGCAGGAACCGGTTCAGGTGTCATATACAAGCTTGAAGGGGATACAGCTTACGTTGTTACCAATCATCATGTGATCGAAGGAGCAGACACGGTTGAAGTGGTTATGCATGATGAAACACATATTGAAGCAGAGATTATCGGAAGCGACATATTTACGGATTTAGCAGTATTGAGAATGGATGGAGCGGGAGTAGATACAGTAATTGAAATGGGTACATCATCTACGATAAAAGTTGGTGAGCCAGCAATTGCTATTGGAAACCCACTTGGTTTATACCTTTCTAGTACAGTAACACAGGGTGTTATAAGTGGGAAGGAGCGTACCATTCCAATGGATTTTGATATGGATGGACGTGCAGATTGGCAAGCAGAAGTCATTCAAACAGATGCTGCAATTAATCCTGGTAATAGTGGAGGAGCACTTATAAATATTAATGGGCAATTAATTGGGATTAACTCAATGAAAATAAATGAAGACGCTGTGGAAGGCATAGGTTTTGCCATTCCTATTGATAGCGCGCTTCCTGTCATTGAAGAGCTTGAAGAAACAGGAGAAGTAACACGTCCATATTTAGGAGTAGAAATCTATTCCTTAGATGAACTTCCGCAATATGAGTGGAGAAATTCATTAAATCTACCTCATGAAGTTACCGGTGGAGTATATGTATGGACAGTGGAACGATTGTCTCCTGCAGATAAAGCAGGCTTACAAGAATTAGATGTCATCGTCGAAATGGATGGAGAGCCAATTCATAACATGATTGACTTGAGAAAAATATTATATCAAGAAAAAGAAATTGGCGATGAAGTAGATCTAACATTTTATCGAGATGGTCGTCAAATGAACACGACCATTACTTTGGGAAGTCAATGA
- a CDS encoding MBL fold metallo-hydrolase, which produces MTLRFSVLASGSTGNAFYIETEQQKMLVDAGLSGKKIDELFQSIQVDPKQLDGILVTHEHSDHIKGLGIIARKYQLPIYANEKTWHAMDQSIGKIPLDQKFTFDLESVRSFGDLEVESFGVSHDAAEPMFYTFRHDGKKVALVTDLGYVSERIKKTVEDADAYIFEANHDVGMLRMGPYPWSVKRRILGDSGHVSNEDCGLALTDIISNRTKRIYLAHLSMDNNMKDLAQMSVKQVLDERGIQVDLHHTDPRLATPLYEVG; this is translated from the coding sequence ATGACCCTACGTTTTAGTGTACTAGCTTCAGGCAGTACAGGGAACGCGTTTTATATAGAAACAGAGCAACAAAAGATGCTCGTTGATGCAGGATTAAGTGGTAAAAAGATAGACGAGTTGTTTCAAAGCATTCAGGTAGATCCGAAACAATTAGATGGCATTCTTGTGACACACGAGCATAGTGATCATATTAAGGGATTAGGAATTATAGCACGTAAATACCAACTACCAATCTATGCAAATGAAAAAACATGGCATGCGATGGATCAATCGATAGGTAAAATTCCACTTGATCAGAAATTTACCTTTGATTTGGAGTCTGTTCGCAGTTTCGGAGATTTGGAGGTGGAGTCGTTTGGTGTATCCCATGATGCTGCGGAACCGATGTTTTATACATTCCGGCATGATGGGAAAAAAGTAGCGCTTGTTACAGATTTAGGGTATGTATCGGAGCGAATTAAAAAAACTGTGGAAGATGCCGATGCATATATATTTGAAGCAAATCATGATGTAGGTATGCTTCGCATGGGGCCGTATCCGTGGAGTGTTAAAAGACGAATTCTTGGAGATTCAGGTCACGTATCAAATGAAGATTGTGGTCTTGCACTAACCGATATCATATCGAATCGTACGAAACGAATTTATTTAGCTCATTTAAGTATGGATAATAACATGAAAGATCTTGCTCAAATGTCGGTTAAACAAGTGTTAGATGAACGAGGAATTCAGGTGGATTTGCATCATACAGACCCAAGACTTGCAACACCACTTTATGAAGTTGGATAA
- a CDS encoding two-component system regulatory protein YycI, with amino-acid sequence MQWSHIKTLFILSFLVLNVYLLFQFVQRQDQYDLPSLSNDDQTVDEQLESENIQINNAIINREVPDLSYLSVAKRLFKSSEVEELNNIDGLEATTSIDNTLLFAQFEEPIEMPKEGTEREMLQSIIAPYVIQAGQYTYGTWNKDLNIIAFFQTKEGAPVFLNQQAILLFYLNDDNEITHYTQTMLGDSNKQGDRSIVSPKTAISYLLRSNNGYLRQDQEVSDIAIGYYSRIEPEDGGEIVFAPTWKVTIDDTVDYFVNGFEGIIYPGYYTQFFTDTINENILVQARRLDEENEIRENIIQLMEGKLEEIGSEDE; translated from the coding sequence ATGCAATGGTCTCACATTAAAACACTTTTTATTCTCAGTTTCCTTGTCTTAAATGTTTATTTGCTTTTTCAATTCGTTCAACGTCAAGACCAGTATGATCTACCATCTTTAAGCAACGATGATCAGACGGTAGATGAACAATTGGAATCAGAGAATATTCAAATTAATAATGCTATTATAAATAGAGAAGTGCCTGATTTAAGTTATTTATCTGTGGCTAAGCGTCTATTTAAATCAAGTGAAGTAGAAGAATTAAATAATATAGATGGATTAGAAGCGACTACAAGTATAGATAATACACTTCTCTTTGCACAATTTGAAGAGCCTATTGAGATGCCAAAAGAAGGTACGGAAAGAGAAATGCTTCAAAGTATCATTGCTCCTTACGTCATTCAGGCTGGTCAGTATACTTATGGTACATGGAATAAAGACTTAAATATTATCGCTTTCTTTCAAACAAAAGAAGGGGCACCAGTATTCCTTAACCAACAAGCTATACTACTCTTTTATTTAAATGATGATAACGAGATCACACATTATACGCAGACCATGCTTGGGGATTCAAATAAACAGGGAGATAGATCTATTGTGTCTCCGAAAACAGCTATTAGCTATTTGTTGCGGAGTAATAATGGTTACCTCAGACAAGATCAGGAAGTCAGCGATATTGCCATTGGGTATTACTCTCGTATTGAACCTGAAGATGGTGGAGAAATTGTCTTTGCACCAACTTGGAAAGTAACAATCGATGACACGGTCGATTATTTTGTTAATGGTTTCGAAGGGATCATTTATCCAGGGTACTATACGCAATTTTTTACAGATACCATTAACGAAAATATTTTAGTACAAGCAAGACGATTAGATGAAGAAAACGAAATTAGAGAAAACATCATACAACTGATGGAAGGAAAGCTGGAAGAAATCGGGAGTGAAGATGAATGA
- the yycH gene encoding two-component system activity regulator YycH — MKLETAKSLLLVVLIGTSMILTFGMWNYQADYDPLNERSVEGTLSGAEKSVDEIVVPSEILFKQEGNYYTHANPSLKEQFYDRLQDLPLTEMERLPVEEERTASNYEIEVIFPQEVPFLLFDRILQFEDEAIPYPTFSIDRFYITFEPNSKSLEFEFISIDGREKVKAEVTSTSRYQEVWDEMHKLQSEDYQAMTLVEGSENDIYIPREVPAMQPLSIFFTQMDKSVLQEMLFENTSGIRGSATPGNGYLYATDVRQLTIERNVMEYIYLYLEQSEPMSELNLIEGSIQNINGHSGFTEDFRLMNIDNETITYQMYYEGYPVFQGSSPDISTIKQKHSNQHLLEYKRPAIYLDTTDIITKTKKEMRSGEDIIEDLANSKINMDNIKDLKVGYKIQVETDDNGDYVSMEPEWFMKVNNSWSAVPYEPGDAARGGD, encoded by the coding sequence ATGAAACTAGAGACAGCTAAATCATTACTTTTAGTCGTGTTAATTGGGACAAGTATGATTCTGACGTTCGGTATGTGGAATTATCAAGCTGACTATGATCCTTTGAATGAACGATCCGTAGAAGGAACTTTAAGTGGAGCAGAAAAGTCTGTAGATGAAATTGTCGTGCCATCTGAAATTTTATTTAAACAAGAGGGAAATTATTATACGCATGCTAACCCTAGTTTGAAGGAACAATTCTATGATCGTTTGCAGGATTTACCCTTAACAGAAATGGAAAGATTACCAGTAGAAGAAGAAAGAACAGCATCTAACTATGAAATCGAAGTTATTTTTCCACAAGAAGTTCCATTCTTATTATTTGATCGTATTTTGCAATTTGAAGATGAGGCAATACCATATCCTACATTTTCTATAGATCGATTTTATATTACCTTTGAACCGAATTCGAAGTCATTAGAATTCGAATTTATTTCCATTGATGGACGTGAAAAGGTGAAAGCGGAAGTAACGAGTACATCGAGATATCAAGAGGTATGGGATGAGATGCATAAATTGCAATCAGAAGATTATCAAGCGATGACGTTAGTAGAGGGCTCAGAAAACGATATTTATATTCCAAGAGAAGTACCAGCGATGCAACCATTGTCGATCTTTTTTACACAGATGGACAAATCCGTACTTCAAGAAATGTTATTTGAGAATACTTCTGGTATAAGAGGATCTGCGACTCCGGGGAATGGCTACTTATATGCGACGGATGTGCGACAATTGACGATTGAACGCAATGTAATGGAATATATATATTTATATTTAGAACAATCGGAACCAATGTCGGAATTGAATTTAATTGAAGGTAGTATACAGAATATTAATGGACATTCTGGTTTTACCGAGGACTTCCGGTTAATGAACATTGATAATGAAACAATTACGTATCAAATGTATTATGAGGGATATCCTGTATTTCAAGGTTCCTCACCAGACATCTCAACGATAAAACAAAAGCATAGTAATCAACACTTATTAGAGTATAAACGTCCGGCTATTTATCTCGATACGACTGATATTATTACCAAAACAAAAAAAGAAATGCGTAGTGGAGAAGATATAATAGAAGATTTAGCGAATTCAAAAATTAATATGGATAACATTAAAGATTTAAAAGTAGGTTATAAGATTCAAGTGGAAACAGATGATAACGGGGACTATGTATCAATGGAACCAGAGTGGTTTATGAAAGTAAATAATAGTTGGTCGGCCGTACCGTATGAGCCTGGTGATGCGGCTAGAGGAGGGGATTGA